In Actinomadura citrea, a single window of DNA contains:
- the pcaC gene encoding 4-carboxymuconolactone decarboxylase, with amino-acid sequence MSERMSDGERHALGMRTRREVLGDAHVDRAEARKDGFTADFQDLITRYAWGEVWSRPGLDRRTRSCITLTAMVAGGHLDELAMHVRAALRNGLTPDEIGEVLLQTAIYCGVPAANSAFAVAQRVLTEQE; translated from the coding sequence ATGAGCGAGCGCATGTCCGACGGGGAACGGCACGCGCTGGGCATGAGGACGCGGCGCGAGGTGCTCGGCGACGCCCACGTCGACCGCGCCGAGGCCCGCAAGGACGGCTTCACCGCCGACTTCCAGGACCTGATCACCCGCTACGCGTGGGGGGAGGTCTGGAGCCGTCCCGGCCTGGACCGCAGGACCCGCAGCTGCATCACGCTGACCGCCATGGTCGCGGGCGGCCACCTGGACGAACTGGCCATGCACGTGCGCGCCGCGCTCCGCAACGGACTGACCCCCGACGAGATCGGGGAGGTGCTCCTGCAGACGGCGATCTATTGTGGAGTGCCCGCCGCGAACTCGGCGTTCGCCGTCGCCCAGCGGGTACTCACCGAACAGGAGTGA
- a CDS encoding sigma-70 family RNA polymerase sigma factor, with protein MPDTMPDTIETDRDFQSLADPYRRELLAHCYRMLGSIHDAEDLVQETYLRAWRSYGGFEGRSSLRTWLYRIATNVCLTAIDQRGNRPMPSGLGAPSEEPERPVVASDEVPWLEPAPDAVLGADATDPATIVTARESTRLAFVAALQHLPAKQRVVLILRDVLKWRAAEVAELLDTSTAAVNSALQRARAQLEENAPLRDELVEPTDPGQRDLLERYAKAFESADIASLIELFKQDIVWEMPPFPQWFVGADHVVRLILAQCGPTPGDIRMVPAAANGQPAFGLYKRDDEGVHRAYQLQVLSVTGDGVAHVSVFFDTTLFPVFGLAESL; from the coding sequence ATGCCCGACACCATGCCCGACACCATCGAGACAGACCGTGACTTCCAGTCGCTGGCCGACCCGTACCGGCGGGAGCTGCTGGCGCACTGCTACCGGATGCTCGGCTCCATCCACGACGCCGAGGACCTGGTGCAGGAGACCTACCTGCGGGCATGGCGCTCCTACGGCGGCTTCGAGGGCCGCTCCTCGCTGCGCACGTGGCTGTACCGCATCGCCACGAACGTGTGCCTGACCGCCATCGACCAGCGCGGCAACCGGCCCATGCCGTCCGGTCTCGGGGCGCCGAGCGAGGAGCCGGAGCGGCCCGTGGTGGCCTCGGACGAGGTGCCGTGGCTGGAGCCCGCCCCCGACGCCGTTCTCGGGGCCGACGCCACCGACCCGGCGACCATCGTCACCGCGCGCGAGAGCACCCGCCTGGCGTTCGTGGCGGCCCTGCAGCACCTGCCCGCCAAGCAGCGGGTCGTGCTGATCCTGCGGGACGTGCTGAAGTGGCGGGCCGCCGAGGTCGCCGAGCTCCTCGACACCTCCACCGCCGCGGTCAACAGCGCGCTGCAGCGGGCGCGCGCGCAGCTGGAGGAGAACGCCCCCCTGCGCGACGAGCTGGTCGAGCCGACCGACCCCGGCCAGCGCGACCTCCTGGAGCGCTACGCGAAGGCGTTCGAGTCCGCCGACATCGCGAGCCTGATCGAGTTGTTCAAGCAGGACATCGTCTGGGAGATGCCGCCGTTCCCGCAGTGGTTCGTCGGCGCCGACCACGTCGTCCGGCTCATCCTGGCCCAGTGCGGTCCCACCCCCGGCGACATCCGGATGGTCCCGGCCGCCGCGAACGGGCAGCCGGCCTTCGGGCTCTACAAGCGCGACGACGAGGGCGTTCACCGCGCGTACCAGCTCCAGGTGCTGAGCGTCACCGGCGACGGCGTCGCCCACGTCTCGGTGTTCTTCGACACGACCCTGTTCCCGGTGTTCGGGCTGGCCGAGAGCCTCTGA
- the pcaG gene encoding protocatechuate 3,4-dioxygenase subunit alpha, which produces MSTPSPTPSAVTPSQTVGPFFGYALPYEAGPQVVPPWRPDAIRVRGRVLDGAGQPVPDALLEIWQADGNGEVPHRPGGIVRAGHGFSGFGRCGTDADGGYWFSTVKPGAVGGSAPYIAVLVFARGLLKPVFTRLYFPEDGAARAADPLLDAVPEERRATLVAEREGEREYRFDVRLQGDRETVFLAF; this is translated from the coding sequence ATGAGCACGCCTTCCCCCACGCCCTCGGCCGTGACGCCCTCCCAGACGGTCGGCCCCTTCTTCGGCTACGCGCTGCCGTACGAGGCGGGCCCGCAGGTGGTCCCGCCGTGGCGGCCCGACGCGATCCGGGTGCGCGGGCGCGTCCTGGACGGCGCGGGACAGCCGGTGCCGGACGCGCTGCTGGAGATCTGGCAGGCCGACGGCAACGGCGAGGTCCCGCACCGCCCCGGCGGCATCGTGCGCGCCGGGCACGGCTTCTCCGGCTTCGGCCGGTGCGGCACCGACGCCGACGGCGGCTACTGGTTCAGCACCGTCAAGCCCGGCGCGGTCGGCGGGAGCGCGCCCTACATCGCCGTGCTGGTGTTCGCCCGCGGCCTGCTGAAGCCGGTCTTCACCCGGCTGTACTTCCCCGAGGACGGGGCCGCCCGCGCGGCCGACCCGCTGCTGGACGCCGTCCCGGAGGAGCGGCGCGCGACCCTGGTCGCCGAACGTGAGGGCGAGCGGGAGTACCGGTTCGACGTCCGTCTCCAGGGGGACCGGGAGACGGTGTTCCTTGCCTTCTGA
- the pcaD gene encoding 3-oxoadipate enol-lactonase, whose amino-acid sequence MTAAPHHRLDGPDGAPVVVLGPSLGTSMDLWLPQMPALTRAWRVLRYDLPGHGGTPAPGGPFTVEDLAGGVVALLDGLGVERAAYAGVSLGGAVGTALALRAPERVASLVLCCTSPRFGDPGPWRERAALVRREGVGPVVDGAAGRWFTPSFTGADPYVAMLRATDAEGYAGCCDALAAFDATERLAEIRAPALVVAGAQDGPTPPRGHADRLAAGIPGARLTVVEGAGHLANAERPAEVTEAITAHLDRTWKGARR is encoded by the coding sequence GTGACCGCCGCACCGCACCACCGTCTGGACGGACCGGACGGCGCGCCCGTCGTCGTCCTCGGCCCGTCCCTCGGCACCTCCATGGACCTGTGGCTGCCGCAGATGCCCGCGCTGACGCGTGCCTGGCGCGTGCTGCGCTACGACCTGCCCGGCCACGGCGGCACGCCAGCGCCCGGCGGCCCGTTCACCGTCGAGGACCTCGCCGGCGGGGTCGTCGCCCTGCTCGACGGCCTCGGCGTCGAGCGGGCCGCCTACGCCGGGGTGTCGCTCGGAGGCGCGGTCGGGACGGCCCTCGCGCTGCGCGCCCCGGAGCGCGTCGCCAGCCTGGTCCTGTGCTGCACGTCCCCGCGCTTCGGCGACCCGGGGCCCTGGCGCGAACGCGCCGCGCTCGTCCGCCGCGAGGGGGTCGGCCCGGTCGTGGACGGCGCGGCGGGACGCTGGTTCACGCCGTCCTTCACCGGAGCGGACCCTTACGTGGCGATGCTCCGCGCCACCGACGCCGAGGGCTACGCCGGCTGCTGCGACGCCCTGGCCGCGTTCGACGCGACCGAGCGCCTGGCCGAGATCCGCGCGCCGGCCCTGGTGGTCGCCGGTGCGCAGGACGGCCCGACCCCGCCGCGCGGCCACGCCGACCGGCTCGCGGCCGGCATCCCGGGCGCCCGGCTGACGGTGGTCGAGGGCGCCGGGCACCTGGCGAACGCCGAACGCCCGGCCGAGGTCACCGAGGCGATCACCGCGCACCTGGACCGCACGTGGAAGGGAGCCCGCCGATGA
- a CDS encoding 4-hydroxybenzoate 3-monooxygenase, which translates to MRTQVAIIGGGPAGLLLSHLLHLQGIDSVVLESRDRDYVEHRQRAGMLEQGTTDVLRESGAGERLDREGLVHHGLELRFGGAGHRVPLTDLTGRTVTVYAQTEIVKDLVARRLADGGDVRFEAEVVALDASAPSVTFRDGDRTRTLDCDYIAGCDGFHGVGRPAVPGLRTFEREYPFAWLGILADVPPSTDELIYAHHDRGFALHSLRSPQVSRLYLQVPPDEDIAAWPDARIWDELAARFATDDGWELREGPITDRSITPMRSFVAEPLRHDRLFLAGDAGHIVPPTGAKGLNLAVSDVTVLARAFAERYASGSHTLLDEYSDACLRRVWRAEHFSYWMTTLLHTDPAATGFERRLQRSHLDYVASSEAAKTSLAENYTGLPLT; encoded by the coding sequence ATGCGGACCCAGGTCGCGATCATCGGCGGAGGACCGGCGGGGCTGCTGCTGTCGCATCTGCTCCATCTCCAGGGGATCGACTCGGTGGTCCTGGAGAGCCGCGACCGCGACTACGTGGAGCACCGGCAGCGGGCCGGGATGCTGGAGCAGGGGACGACCGACGTCCTGCGCGAGAGCGGCGCGGGCGAGCGGCTGGACCGGGAGGGCCTGGTCCACCACGGGCTGGAGCTGCGGTTCGGCGGCGCCGGGCACCGGGTCCCGCTGACCGACCTCACCGGCCGGACCGTGACGGTCTACGCCCAGACCGAGATCGTCAAGGACCTCGTCGCCCGGCGGCTGGCCGACGGCGGCGACGTGCGGTTCGAGGCGGAGGTCGTCGCCCTGGACGCCTCCGCGCCGAGCGTGACCTTCCGCGACGGCGACCGGACGCGCACCCTGGACTGCGACTACATCGCCGGCTGCGACGGGTTCCACGGCGTCGGCCGCCCCGCCGTGCCGGGCCTGCGGACGTTCGAGCGCGAGTACCCGTTCGCCTGGCTCGGGATCCTCGCCGACGTCCCGCCCTCCACCGACGAGCTGATCTACGCCCACCACGACCGCGGGTTCGCGCTGCACAGCCTGCGCTCCCCGCAGGTCAGCCGCCTCTACCTCCAGGTGCCGCCGGACGAGGACATCGCCGCGTGGCCCGACGCCCGGATCTGGGACGAACTCGCGGCGCGGTTCGCCACCGACGACGGCTGGGAACTGCGCGAGGGCCCGATCACCGACAGGTCGATCACGCCGATGCGCAGCTTCGTGGCCGAGCCGCTGCGGCACGACCGGCTGTTCCTCGCCGGCGACGCGGGGCACATCGTCCCGCCGACCGGGGCGAAGGGCCTCAACCTGGCGGTGTCCGACGTGACCGTCCTGGCGCGGGCGTTCGCCGAACGGTACGCCTCCGGATCGCACACCCTGCTGGACGAGTACTCCGACGCGTGCCTGCGGCGGGTGTGGCGGGCCGAGCACTTCTCGTACTGGATGACCACGCTGCTGCACACCGACCCGGCCGCGACCGGCTTCGAGCGCCGGCTCCAGCGCTCCCACCTGGACTACGTGGCCTCCTCCGAGGCGGCCAAGACCTCCCTGGCCGAGAACTACACCGGCCTTCCCCTCACCTAG
- a CDS encoding 1-aminocyclopropane-1-carboxylate deaminase/D-cysteine desulfhydrase, producing the protein MTPSPETTSPVVELADERAARRGLRLFLKRDDLIHPELPGNKWRKLRHNLGPAREHGTVLTFGGAYSNHIRAVAAAGRIHGFATIGVIRGEERLPLNDTLARAEHMGMRLTYLDRAAYRRKHEPDIIEALRERWGGFYLLPEGGSNAPAVRGCAELGAEVPDFDVVCCPCGTGGTLAGLAAGLAPGQRAVGFSVLRGGFMTGEVARLQRETYGGRRGDWSVQDGFHFGGYARSTPELDAFADDFAGRHGIVLDRIYTAKMMFGVLALAERGAFPEGARILAVITG; encoded by the coding sequence ATGACGCCTTCCCCCGAGACGACCTCACCCGTGGTGGAGCTGGCGGACGAGCGGGCGGCGCGCCGCGGTCTCCGGCTCTTCCTGAAGCGGGACGACCTGATCCACCCGGAGCTGCCGGGCAACAAGTGGCGCAAGCTCCGGCACAACCTCGGGCCCGCGCGCGAGCACGGGACGGTCCTGACGTTCGGCGGCGCCTATTCCAACCACATCCGGGCCGTGGCGGCTGCGGGCAGGATCCACGGGTTCGCGACCATCGGCGTGATCCGTGGCGAGGAGCGCCTGCCGTTGAACGACACGCTCGCGCGCGCCGAGCACATGGGCATGCGCCTCACCTACCTGGACCGCGCGGCCTACCGGCGCAAGCACGAGCCCGACATCATCGAGGCGCTGCGGGAGCGGTGGGGCGGCTTCTACCTCCTGCCGGAAGGCGGAAGCAACGCGCCGGCCGTCCGGGGCTGCGCCGAGCTGGGCGCGGAGGTGCCGGATTTCGACGTGGTGTGCTGCCCCTGCGGGACAGGCGGGACGCTGGCCGGCCTCGCCGCCGGGCTCGCCCCGGGGCAGCGCGCCGTCGGGTTCTCCGTGCTGAGGGGCGGTTTCATGACCGGGGAGGTGGCGCGTCTCCAGCGCGAGACCTACGGTGGGCGGCGCGGGGACTGGAGCGTCCAGGACGGCTTCCACTTCGGCGGCTACGCGAGGAGCACCCCCGAGCTGGACGCGTTCGCCGACGACTTCGCCGGCCGGCACGGGATCGTCCTCGACCGGATCTACACGGCGAAGATGATGTTCGGCGTGCTGGCGCTGGCCGAGCGCGGCGCGTTCCCCGAGGGCGCCCGGATCCTGGCGGTCATCACCGGTTAG
- a CDS encoding adenylate kinase family protein: protein MRKYVIIGAVGSGKSTHSELLARDLDIVHISVGDIFRWHVKNHTKLGAQVRRTMAAGELVGDDLAESVVRDRLAQHDWNYGFVVDGFPRSRRQTEFFLESYDIDGVIHLDLPDEEVRRRVLARRLCNGCGMDYNLIADRPTQEGRCDVCGGELVSREDDTEQALAERLREYHERTDPILELFGRKEYVVTIDARPGIEEVQRTLRGRLGLPMP, encoded by the coding sequence ATGCGCAAGTACGTCATCATCGGCGCTGTCGGAAGCGGCAAGAGCACGCACTCCGAGTTGCTCGCGCGCGATCTGGACATCGTCCACATCAGCGTCGGCGACATCTTCCGCTGGCACGTCAAGAACCACACCAAGCTCGGGGCGCAGGTGCGGCGCACCATGGCGGCCGGCGAGCTGGTCGGGGACGATCTCGCGGAGAGCGTCGTGCGGGACCGGCTAGCCCAGCACGACTGGAACTACGGGTTCGTCGTCGACGGCTTCCCCCGCAGCCGGCGGCAGACGGAGTTCTTCCTGGAGAGCTACGACATCGACGGCGTGATCCATCTGGACCTGCCGGACGAGGAGGTCCGCCGCCGGGTGCTGGCCCGCCGGCTGTGCAACGGGTGCGGGATGGACTACAACCTGATCGCCGACCGCCCGACGCAGGAGGGCCGCTGCGACGTGTGCGGGGGCGAGCTGGTGTCCCGCGAGGACGATACGGAGCAGGCGCTCGCCGAGCGGCTGCGCGAGTACCACGAGAGGACCGACCCCATCCTGGAGCTGTTCGGCCGCAAGGAGTACGTGGTCACCATCGACGCGCGGCCGGGCATCGAGGAGGTGCAGCGTACGCTCCGCGGGAGGCTCGGCCTGCCGATGCCATGA
- the pcaB gene encoding 3-carboxy-cis,cis-muconate cycloisomerase — MPSDEHGPPPGGHGPAQERRPAPDAGLLSPVRAGTEAEAATSDLAYLTAMLDAEAALARAQARLGLVPAPAAEAITAAADADRFDLPGIARRARGSGNPVVPLVADLRALAGAAGEHVHKGATSQDIADTGAMLVAARARRVVLAHLDRALDALAGLAARYRDTPMPARTLGRQALPTTFGAKAAGWLMGCLEAREGLAAVLLPAQLGGPAGTLDAFGDRALDLVAAYAEETGLACPVLPWHTRRTPVARLAAALAVAAGALGKIATDVWLLAQSEVGEVAEAAGAGRGGSSSMPHKRNPALSALVRSAALQVPAQVQVILAAQAAPHERPAGEWHAEWQPLRECLRLTGGAAETAAELLDGLEVSTELMRADLDDLLDLLGDDPGTGAAAALVGQALDAYRRSRA; from the coding sequence TTGCCTTCTGACGAGCACGGGCCGCCGCCCGGCGGGCACGGGCCGGCGCAGGAGCGCCGCCCGGCGCCGGACGCGGGACTGCTGTCGCCCGTCCGGGCGGGGACGGAGGCTGAGGCCGCCACCAGCGACCTCGCCTACCTGACCGCCATGCTCGACGCGGAGGCGGCGCTCGCCCGCGCGCAGGCCCGGCTCGGTCTCGTCCCCGCCCCCGCCGCGGAGGCGATCACCGCCGCCGCCGACGCGGACCGGTTCGACCTGCCCGGCATCGCCCGCCGGGCCCGCGGCTCCGGCAACCCCGTCGTGCCGCTGGTCGCCGATCTGCGCGCGCTCGCGGGCGCCGCGGGCGAGCACGTCCACAAGGGCGCCACGAGCCAGGACATCGCCGACACCGGCGCCATGCTCGTCGCGGCCCGTGCCAGGCGCGTCGTCCTCGCCCACCTCGACCGGGCACTGGACGCGCTGGCCGGGCTCGCGGCGCGGTACCGCGACACGCCGATGCCCGCCCGCACGCTCGGCCGGCAGGCGCTGCCGACGACGTTCGGCGCCAAGGCCGCGGGCTGGCTCATGGGCTGCCTGGAGGCGCGGGAGGGCCTGGCCGCCGTCCTGCTGCCCGCCCAGCTCGGAGGCCCCGCCGGGACGCTGGACGCCTTCGGCGACCGGGCCCTCGACCTCGTCGCCGCCTACGCGGAGGAGACCGGGCTGGCGTGCCCCGTCCTGCCGTGGCACACCCGCCGAACGCCCGTCGCCCGTCTCGCGGCGGCGCTGGCGGTGGCCGCCGGCGCCCTCGGCAAGATCGCCACCGATGTGTGGCTGCTGGCGCAGAGCGAGGTCGGCGAGGTCGCGGAGGCCGCGGGCGCGGGCCGGGGCGGCTCGTCGTCGATGCCGCACAAGCGCAACCCGGCGCTGTCCGCGCTGGTCCGGTCCGCCGCCCTGCAGGTCCCGGCGCAGGTCCAGGTGATCCTCGCCGCGCAGGCCGCGCCGCACGAGCGGCCGGCGGGGGAGTGGCACGCCGAGTGGCAGCCGCTGCGCGAGTGCCTTCGGCTGACCGGCGGCGCCGCCGAGACGGCCGCCGAGCTGCTGGACGGCCTGGAGGTGTCCACCGAGCTGATGCGCGCCGACCTCGACGACCTCCTGGACCTCCTCGGCGACGACCCCGGGACCGGCGCCGCCGCCGCCCTCGTCGGCCAGGCCCTCGACGCGTACCGCAGGAGCCGCGCGTGA
- a CDS encoding universal stress protein: MIARPEGGPRVVVGVDDSAGARCALSWAIGEARLRRLPLLVAHAAPLPPHVSAAGQLGCGITEALRGSGAELIARLLAEVCGGPPEGVEMTALALVGEPGATLVRLAGDDDILVVGRGTRGPFSRLLRPSVRLHCARRARATLVCVRPPAFDTLLENLMVRDESPESAPDSRFRRLGRRLRLPL; this comes from the coding sequence GTGATCGCGAGACCGGAGGGCGGGCCCCGCGTCGTGGTGGGGGTGGACGACTCCGCGGGTGCGCGCTGCGCCCTCTCCTGGGCGATCGGCGAGGCGCGGCTGCGCCGGCTGCCGCTGCTGGTGGCGCACGCCGCGCCGCTGCCCCCGCACGTGTCGGCGGCGGGCCAGCTCGGCTGCGGCATCACCGAGGCGCTGCGCGGTTCCGGGGCCGAGCTCATCGCCCGGCTGCTGGCGGAGGTGTGCGGGGGCCCGCCCGAGGGCGTGGAGATGACCGCGCTGGCGCTCGTCGGGGAGCCGGGCGCGACGCTGGTGCGGCTGGCGGGCGACGACGACATCCTGGTCGTCGGGCGTGGCACGCGGGGCCCGTTCTCGCGGCTGCTGCGTCCGTCGGTGCGGCTGCACTGCGCCCGCAGGGCCCGCGCGACGCTGGTGTGCGTCCGCCCGCCCGCGTTCGACACGCTGCTGGAGAACCTGATGGTGCGGGACGAGTCGCCCGAGAGCGCTCCCGACTCCCGGTTCCGGAGGCTGGGCCGCCGCCTGCGCCTCCCCCTCTGA
- the pcaH gene encoding protocatechuate 3,4-dioxygenase subunit beta, whose amino-acid sequence MTHPPYLYPGYKSTVLRAPSQDLLMPKLGPDSIELTSPVFGHQELGRRDHDLTVQHAGEPLGERIVVTGRVLDGAGRPVRGALVEVWQANASGRYHHLGDVHPAPLDPNFTGAGRCLTDGDGRYRFVTIKPGAYPWGNHHNAWRPAHIHFSVFGTAFTQRLVTQMYFPGDPLFAHDPIFQSIPDERDREKLVSRFDMDTTTPEWALGYQWDIVLGDTPMEA is encoded by the coding sequence ATGACGCACCCGCCGTACCTGTACCCGGGCTACAAGAGCACCGTGCTCCGCGCCCCGTCGCAGGATCTGCTCATGCCGAAGCTGGGGCCGGACAGCATCGAGCTGACCTCCCCGGTCTTCGGACACCAGGAACTGGGACGCAGGGACCACGACCTCACCGTCCAGCACGCCGGGGAACCGCTCGGCGAGCGGATCGTCGTGACCGGCCGCGTGCTCGACGGCGCGGGCCGCCCGGTGCGCGGCGCGCTGGTGGAGGTCTGGCAGGCCAACGCGTCGGGCCGGTACCACCACCTCGGCGACGTCCATCCGGCGCCGCTCGACCCCAACTTCACCGGCGCCGGACGCTGCCTGACCGACGGCGACGGCCGCTACCGGTTCGTCACGATCAAGCCGGGCGCCTACCCGTGGGGCAACCACCACAACGCGTGGCGGCCCGCCCACATCCACTTCTCGGTGTTCGGCACCGCGTTCACCCAGCGGCTCGTCACCCAGATGTACTTCCCCGGCGACCCGCTGTTCGCCCACGACCCGATCTTCCAGTCGATCCCGGACGAGCGGGACCGGGAGAAGCTGGTCTCCCGGTTCGACATGGACACCACCACGCCGGAGTGGGCGCTCGGCTACCAGTGGGACATCGTCCTCGGCGACACCCCGATGGAGGCCTGA
- a CDS encoding IclR family transcriptional regulator, which produces MGADPRRGDRAERARPVSVTGKVMAILNAFAQGGVRLNLSEICRRAGLPLATGHRLVGELVGGGFLERVPDGTYRIGTRLWRIGSQAPAVTGLRELALPHMEDLYEATHDNVQLGVLRDERVLIVERLRGTRSVPVVTQVGATLPLHTTGVGKVLLAFAPPRVLEKVLAGELPRHAARSITDPGELRRCVEQVRRSGYAVTRDEMTLGASSVGAPVRDGAGDVVAAVSLVSSTRSADLRRLLPPLTTAVRALSRDVAAHWPGGPDLFSAERNAGA; this is translated from the coding sequence GTGGGAGCGGACCCCAGGAGAGGGGACAGGGCGGAACGCGCGCGGCCGGTCAGCGTGACGGGCAAGGTCATGGCCATCCTGAACGCCTTCGCGCAGGGCGGCGTCCGCCTCAACCTGAGTGAGATCTGCCGCCGCGCCGGCCTGCCGCTGGCGACCGGCCACCGCCTCGTCGGGGAGCTGGTCGGCGGCGGGTTCCTGGAGCGGGTGCCGGACGGCACATACCGCATCGGCACCCGGCTGTGGCGCATCGGAAGCCAGGCCCCGGCGGTCACCGGGCTGCGAGAGCTGGCCCTCCCGCACATGGAGGACCTGTACGAGGCCACCCACGACAACGTCCAGCTCGGCGTGCTCCGCGACGAGCGGGTGCTGATCGTGGAGCGGCTGCGCGGGACGCGGTCGGTGCCGGTCGTGACCCAGGTCGGCGCGACCTTGCCGCTGCACACCACCGGCGTCGGGAAGGTGCTGCTGGCGTTCGCGCCGCCGCGGGTGCTGGAGAAGGTCCTGGCCGGCGAGCTGCCCCGGCACGCGGCGCGCTCCATCACCGACCCCGGCGAGCTGCGGCGCTGCGTCGAGCAGGTCCGCCGTTCCGGCTACGCGGTGACCCGCGACGAGATGACGCTGGGCGCGTCGTCCGTCGGCGCCCCCGTGCGCGACGGCGCGGGCGACGTGGTCGCGGCGGTGTCGCTGGTGTCGAGCACCCGCAGCGCCGACCTGCGGCGGCTGCTGCCGCCGCTGACGACCGCGGTGCGCGCCCTGTCCCGGGACGTGGCGGCGCACTGGCCCGGAGGCCCCGACCTGTTTTCCGCTGAGCGGAACGCCGGCGCCTGA
- a CDS encoding zinc-dependent alcohol dehydrogenase family protein, producing MLAVAYDAFAGPLEIRELPDPRVPPGGAVIRVEATGVCRSDWHGWQGHDPDIRAFPHVPGHELAGTVEETGAGVAGLRPGDRVTVPFVCACGRCPSCQAGDQQVCEAQTQPGFTHWGSFAHYVAIDAAEVNLVRLPDEMACTTAAALGCRFATAFRAVLAQGRVRAGEWAAVHGCGGVGLSAVMIAAAAGARVVAVDVSPQALELARRCGASAVVDAAAHDDVAEAVREAAHGGAHVSLDALGSPATARASVESLRRRGRHVQVGLLPPGAGRADLPMERVIGWELEIVGSHGMAAHAYGPMMELVRSGALRPDLLVGRVLTLDDAPAALAAMSGAGITVIEPRRRRPPGDGAGGVHGARA from the coding sequence GTGCTGGCGGTCGCCTACGACGCCTTCGCCGGGCCGCTGGAGATCCGGGAGCTGCCCGACCCGCGGGTGCCGCCCGGCGGCGCGGTGATCCGGGTCGAGGCCACGGGCGTGTGCCGCAGCGACTGGCACGGCTGGCAGGGCCACGATCCCGACATCCGCGCCTTCCCGCACGTCCCCGGCCACGAACTGGCGGGCACGGTCGAGGAGACCGGCGCCGGCGTCGCCGGCCTGCGGCCCGGCGACCGGGTGACCGTCCCGTTCGTGTGCGCCTGCGGCCGCTGCCCGTCCTGCCAGGCGGGCGACCAGCAGGTCTGCGAGGCCCAGACCCAGCCCGGCTTCACGCACTGGGGCTCGTTCGCCCACTACGTCGCGATCGACGCCGCCGAGGTGAACCTGGTGCGCCTGCCCGACGAGATGGCCTGCACGACCGCGGCCGCGCTCGGCTGCCGGTTCGCCACCGCGTTCCGCGCCGTCCTCGCGCAGGGACGCGTCCGCGCGGGCGAGTGGGCGGCGGTGCACGGCTGCGGCGGCGTCGGGCTGTCCGCCGTCATGATCGCCGCGGCGGCCGGCGCGCGGGTCGTGGCGGTCGACGTGTCGCCGCAGGCGCTGGAGCTGGCGCGCCGCTGCGGCGCGTCCGCCGTCGTCGACGCCGCGGCTCACGACGACGTGGCCGAGGCCGTGCGCGAGGCGGCCCACGGCGGCGCCCACGTCTCGTTGGACGCGCTCGGCAGCCCGGCCACCGCCCGCGCCTCGGTCGAGTCCCTGCGCCGCCGCGGCCGGCACGTCCAGGTCGGGCTGCTGCCGCCCGGCGCGGGCCGCGCCGACCTGCCGATGGAGCGGGTGATCGGATGGGAGCTGGAGATCGTCGGCAGCCACGGGATGGCCGCCCACGCCTACGGCCCGATGATGGAGCTGGTCCGCTCCGGAGCGCTGCGCCCCGACCTGCTGGTGGGGCGCGTCCTGACCCTGGACGACGCCCCGGCCGCCCTCGCCGCGATGTCCGGGGCCGGGATCACGGTGATCGAACCTCGGCGCCGGCGTCCCCCCGGCGACGGCGCCGGTGGCGTCCACGGGGCGCGGGCGTAG
- a CDS encoding XdhC family protein — translation MAAPHEHDSSCAVAHGDVQPETGERTLVAVFAGPVADHLLRYAAGLGYRTFLVDPDKDRDGTSDLPPLDATADVVVTDHHRPELGPVLRDVLTQPVRWVGVMGNPRHPAPHIPALTELGVPAADIARVHRPIGLNIGSRTPAEIALATLAGLIADRNGRPGGFEF, via the coding sequence ATGGCCGCACCGCACGAGCACGACTCCTCCTGCGCCGTCGCGCACGGCGACGTCCAGCCCGAAACGGGGGAGCGGACGCTGGTCGCGGTGTTCGCCGGCCCCGTCGCCGACCACCTGCTGCGCTACGCCGCCGGCCTCGGCTACCGCACGTTCCTCGTCGACCCCGACAAGGACCGCGACGGCACGTCCGACCTGCCGCCCCTGGACGCCACCGCGGACGTCGTCGTCACAGACCACCACCGGCCCGAGCTCGGGCCGGTCCTGCGCGACGTGCTGACGCAGCCCGTCCGGTGGGTCGGCGTCATGGGCAACCCGCGGCACCCCGCCCCGCACATCCCGGCCCTCACAGAACTCGGCGTTCCCGCGGCCGACATCGCGCGCGTGCACCGCCCGATCGGGCTCAACATCGGCTCCAGGACGCCGGCCGAGATCGCCCTGGCGACCCTCGCCGGCCTGATCGCCGACCGCAACGGCCGCCCCGGCGGCTTCGAGTTCTAG